The Cydia amplana chromosome 1, ilCydAmpl1.1, whole genome shotgun sequence DNA segment TTATGTAATCTGGTTTCAGATGGGTTACCAACCCGGGCGCGGACTGGGCAAAGACCTGCAGGGCATATCGGCGCCCGTCGAAGCCACAGTGAGAAAGGGGCGAGGTGCTATTGGCGCCTATGGTCCCGAGAAAGCAGCTGTAAGTATCTGAtgtttgtatttataaatatcaatataattCGTATTATACCACATTTAGTGGATTAAACAACAGAAACTTTGAGGGGAAAAACGATGACATACACTTCTCCTTCTAATGACCCCTTGTAGTTTTGTACATATTCTACCATCTTTTCCTTGACTGTTTACTTGCTTAAAATCAAATTAGAATGTGATGTAGTtcaatttgacgaccggtctggcctagtgggtagtaaccctgcctgtgaagccgcggtcctgggttcgaattccagtaagggcatttatttgtgtgaggagcacagatatttgttcctgagtcatggttgttttctatgtattcaagtatttgtatattatatctatcattgtctgagtacccacaacacaagccttcttgagcttaccgtggggcttagccaattggtgtaaaaatgtccattcatatttatttatttaatttactctaaatttcgtaaaataaataaccatTGATATTCCAGCTAAAAGCGAAGAGAGAGGAAGAACGCCGTCTGAAAGAGAAGGAAGACGAGAAGGGCCCAGAGAAGTCATACCACTGGAAGAAATCCCACAAGGGCCGGTACTTCTACAGAGACTCCAATGACGTCATACAGGAAGGAAAACCCACCACGCACACTATCAGCAGGTACTCATTCACAATTTGtattcatcactacatagtataaaacaaagtcgcttctcgctgtctgtctgtccctatgtatgcttagatctttaaaactacgcaacggacttGGATGCGGCtctttttaatagagtgattcaagaggaaggtttatatgtaatttgttaacccgtgcgaagccggggcgggtcgttagttTATCCATAAGATTAAAAAAGGTAGTATTCAAATTATATATCATTCGAAATTAGACTTTATTCGTATACATTAAGGTAGAAAATTGTGTAGCTACTGGAAGAAGTCACCAGAGATACTACTGTATGATTTTGTGATGAGAAGACTACACTAGGAATTGCGgtctaataatttattaattagtatACAACACCTTTTTTAGGGACTCGGTTTACATAGtcagcctcctaaggcccagccatacaaacgaaacatccaaaatttgccactcaggcagttgtcccaccgcaAGCGATGAGCTATAAGCGAGTAGAACTATAAACTAGAAACGAGTGGGCGAGCGGCGAGAAGCGAGTGTTAGCTTCAATAGTTTTGTCGCTCGGCTATAGGCGAGTGTTCGAGTGCGACGGGCTATCGTCTCGCAGCTTGAGTTCAACTACCAAGCGAGCATCGCCGAGCGAGGACCGCTGAGCTAGTTTTATCTCATCGCTCTTATCTCGGCGACAAACTAGTAGAGCGAGTGTTCTCGCCGGCAGTGTCAACAGCCAGCGATgaactataaatatatatatatatatatatatatatatatatatatattttctctttttatctgcaatcggctgttttagccataatcagatgttATGTCTTTTTTGAGGGTTTTGAGAGGTATTCCATTAAATACTCTCTCTTGACTTTGATAGTATTTATCTTCTAGTGCCACTTAGTGCCTCTGGTCTAGTCGCAGTATTTGCCACCTTTTCAGCCTACTCGGATTGTCATTGATGTTTACCAAGTCCCTTGCAAGTtcgtttgtatgtttttttagtcGTTCTTTGTACTTAACACAATATCTGTTAACTTCCTCTTTGATTGTTGGAATCTTTAGGTATTCATGTATCTCTGTATTCTTTGCAAACCATGGTGCACATGTtaactataaatatatgtatctctTTCACTAAGACAGGATCGCTATCTTTTGTTCGTTTCTTGGGCGAGAAAATCGCCGATAGCTAATCGCTTACTCGCTCTTGGTGGGACAACCGCCTCAAATTTGAAGCTAAACTGTAGGGaacagagttgattttgcgttgtttgaaaattgaacgaaacaaagcaaaagcgactctgctccaattgaacatggtttaaattacatcgaactgaataggtactataggtaggaccttgggccttaggaggatatttgTTTTGCAGTAACGAGCTGTCTCGCGTGCCAGTGATCGACATGACAGGCAAAGAGAAGCGAGTATTGAGCGGCTACCACGCACTTAGAGCGGTGGCGCCGCGCTTCGAGCACGAGCCGCGACGGAAGTGCACCAACTTCTCCGCCCCACAGCTGGTGCACAACCTCGAAGTGATGGTGGAGTGTTGTGAACAGGTTagtacatagactaggaatcctctagagcACAATAACGCTAagtaccccctctgccacttatacggtagttttactccgtcttcgagtcaatcccgtgccgtgattggtccgtgtctttgaacggaccaatcacggcgcgggattcgctcacctcgtcccccgcaccccagtatttttagcagcatcggtttcatgaaaggacattcttacacagactaagtcccacagtaagttcaagaaggcttgtgtcgtggatactcagacaacgatataaataatttatgtacaaatgcatagaaaacacccaagactcagacgtataacaaaaaaactataggtttgtatttgttataataatattgcGGCTCGACACTGAAAACACATTATGAATGTCTGGGCCTCGATCCGGCGGTATTATCCTTCCTCACATTATAAATACCCTACTATAAATACAACGCAGTAACTCCAAACCCAACTCTACCCAAAAATCGACTTTATGTCTTAAGACAAAAGgtatcaaattaataaaaatgtaattctTTCCCAGGATATAATCCAAAACGCCCGCGAGCTCCAACAGGCCGAGGACGAGATCGTGGTTCTCGAGCGAGACCTGAAAGAGTGCGACGACAAGCTGAAAGAGCAGGACGAGATTATAGATAAAGTGCGCGACATCAGGGAGCAAGTGGCGAAGCTGAGCGAACCGGACGTCTCGCTTGAGAGGGCGTATGAGGTGGTCTCGGATCTCAAGGtgagaaatatatatatatatatatttttttttttattgataaacatgtttacatgactttacagctaaaccaatgcgtcacgaaacttagactaacagcaataatacttataacaacaacaataatagcacattaCACTAGTGTAGACAAATTACATTGGAACAGTTGAGCACCTAGCATCCATCGCCTCACAGAATCTCAAGCATTCAGTATACACTTCCGTCCATCTCCACGCAAATAGGTCGGTACTCAGGTGTCAGTGCCAGGAGCGCATTAGGTTGTTAaaattttatacgggttttgtttatttctttgtctgtcgtgtcccactgctgggcaaaggcttgAACCAATTTCTCCACAGATCTCTGTTCAGTGTTTAAGGCGAGGTATGCCCGgggaaaattttcagattctgtcaaattaccccatttcacacacaagcacacttcacgcacactacctcactttactgggacaggtcagtgacccaagctgttttttttaagatgcagatgagagcattttgagtttagtgttaaccattggcctttttagaggaacatgaactgtaaaagcgttccattgaaagaagaaagagaaacaatacattttatcttgctttccttgtctgttaatgtcaaacgtgacgtacttaaatgtaaataatctaattcatttgattgttgttgagATGCGCATTGCGCATACTAAATAAACCGAATAAATACGGAAGTCTTCAGATGTAGGTAATACGTTATTTAGGTACCAACTGTATTCTGTCCGGCTTTCGataaggcgcaaaatcaattcaatgacaatttcaatgaactcataattatgtgtattccgatgatgttattattatatatgacttaccttagcttcaaattgtatatactattatttagttattaatacagtcacctgcaataatatgttacacaacgaaagacctcaataatatctgacacgaccttatttgtagagccataagagcgtgtcacatattcttgcggccttcaaagagatagatatctacacctttgggttcaattggcataaaggacagtttgacgaaaatgagttatacagttttttcagaattctaagcgttctgcatagttaaaatttcgatacctcgagaaaagttgcttttacgacccaatttttacactatgagcttgcaaaaacagcttagctcaaggggcgtaaatgaccagttagttataaattataagttcaaagatagtatcgtaaaggttattaattacacaataatcaaattaattaacaaaattataataaaaacaatataagtaggtatactaaaattaaaatcaataacaataagtaaaaaatataatattaaaaattaaaactaataatacataaaaacagtcAGTTAGACGCCCTGTGCAGCAAATCCCAGTGTAGCTGGAAAGGGCCGTCTAGGCGCTCTGCCACCGTCTGAAGGAGGCTATTCGGGCTGCCGCGCAGGCGCCTCACCAAGGACGCAACGCGCTTGCGCATTATGGCATGGAAGCCATCCGTACGTCTCTCGCAAAACATCCCCGATGCACTGCAATGGCGCGGcagccccaacagcatcctaaagCTATTATTATATTGGACGCGTAGGGCGCTGAGAGCCCGTTTAGTGTAGTTGATCCATAGGCTGCAGTTAATTTGTGGCTTAgtagtttttagtacattaccgtaacttgaccccctaggaaactattgatactggataggaatggaatcgattggcatccaaaaatagcatgtgaaaaataaaagtttttaattgtcatacaaattgtctgggaaaagttttccttgctttttgggatttttctagccggattttttctctgattgcatacaagcttttgattctcaataggaatgggatcgattggcatcaaaaaaaggtttgtcaaaaaattcctttttttcgcaccctgtatgttttttccaaaatctgtaaaagccaatcttcattaatttgaaatcgaagaaaggtcttctaagaccgtttcctcgtagcagcacgggatctggtagctgccctcactgacctaaaaagaaaatccaccccgTATAAGGCGGCTAGCATTAAGCACTGGGATATTTAGTTTACCGTCTTCATTAACATGACTACCGTGACTAGTAACTAATACACCCcgaatttggaataaaatagtctgagaatgtcacttacgaccccctactaaacaagatacactaaattaccaaaaaatgtatgggtGTAAAAGACATTCATAGTGTTTTTGACCAATTGTAAAGGACATTGAGTAACTTCTTTCGTATTTAATTCATACAATGGCCGCTAATTCAGGGTAAAGTTACTAAAATTTTGAGTACTTTTTTaatacacatcaaaaatgtagcttcataaacaacaaaaatattatataaatatcaacatttaaaaaaaatcgctgtttttcgcgtcttatgaaaactaaaattttgtcctttacgccaactgaacccaaaggtatcgatactattccaggtgactgtacctagctaATAAGAAAAAATTGCATGCTTCTACAAGTGAACTGTACGCATCTAGAATTACTACATACCTATCcatcactacatttttgcaaataaacatttctttatctttattaataaataaagtcctggcagggtggaaattggtGGGtggaaaataggtattttatacatgtagaaatgtaacctacctacttacttactgtatatattaggattgcacataaatttgatatacatataatGTTGCACTATGCGGGGACTGATTTAGCTACGGTGTAAGCAGTACGGTAccgctttttacacgactgcccaaacaaaaagagtgtattgttttcagcgttcatgtttgtatgtatttattactaaagtaaaaagtaaactaatctgaaaaaaaatcttaaaattacgcaaacattgtatatgcatttatttggtacctagtaaATTTGTATAATACTGTTTATATGTATCCAAACAACCACAAACACAAACCAGACCGCACCGGTATTGGCTTGTAAGcctcgtaggtaagtatatctcgGTCTCAAAAGCCGCAAAAACTCGCTAGGACTGAGGCTAGACCATAGCCGCTTATTTTTTCTTGGTTAACCGCAACAAAATAGGCCGTAAAAATGtcatcatataaagctgtagtaccacgttcccgactatcgggtcgtccggcctgggaacgaaatcataaaatacccgatagtcgggttatcggcactgaatgttaataggtaatatttgaagaacaaaagttctctaacataaatacaaaatcacaaaagtcatctgtcatcacagttcattgacgtacagaagtcacgtaggaacgtttttaaaatgacgctatattaataccagcataatgaaaattaattccaatcagtaaaaatgagtcttcaaacttttttcattttaagcgggatttcaaggagcaaattacttaaattatattgtaatcgtattgttttaagatagtttactgcgtttttcaaccattatgccccgtaaataacagcaaatcaaatttaaaatgaaactcgAGCTCCACGTGATGAtaattatttaccctatttctttTAATGCAAACTGTCTACTGGTATACTTTTTCGTATACGTACATGATTTATTTGTCAAGAGTAAGCTGTCATGGAGCTCCAAAGCGCGATGCGTCCGCCTTCGTccgaggccagcggccatctgaatcaaagaagttgcgtgcacgggaccgctgatatcatgtctttgaatatatttatttaatgttcatttaaaaaaaaaggaatcactgagttccatcaagaataagattgcgcgttattagaagcaaatttcatatctttatcttttgtgccaaaattgttacgaatatttcaagtccgttttagacctatgttcgtgattgttttctatcgagcgaaagtcaaaaacttaGGGTTCGAATCGTTGAGTTCCCTagaaaaaggcctcaagattgcttatACAACTCATGGCAGCTGTACGGTGAtccaaaaaagcgctacgaatattttaaaactccgttttctgaactcacttcaccttaaagcgctgatggcctagcggtaagagtgtgcgactttcaatccggaggtcgcgggttcaaattccggctcgtaccaatgagtttttcggaacttatgtacgaaatgtcatttgatatttaccagttgcttttcggtgaaggaaaacatcgtgaggaaaccggactaatcccaataaggcctagtttcccctctgggttggaaggtcagatggcagtcgcttttgtaaaaactagtgcctacgtcaaatcatgggattagttgtcaagcggaccccaggctcccatgagccgtggcaaaaatgccgggataacgcgaggaagaagatagcTGTTCAGTGGATAGCTAGTTTCACAGAGGAACGTAGTAATTTTACTACAGTTAAATCTCACTAAGAACTAATTTTCACAAGAAAGTTATCATCTTCTTCCTTTATGTTCGAGAGCTACTAGTGGTAGTTCTAATTCTAAAACAAGATTTTATGGTCTCAAGTGAGACCATAGCTCTCAAGCGGAATTCCATTCTatagaattaattataataaacatttattttaatatttcaattgaattatttatttaattcaaatccaGAGATCTATAATATTGTTAGTACAACAAATCTGTATTGTATCTGTGTGTCTGTGtttgtatgtaatataatattatttcgcAGGAATCTTACCCGCTCGAATACGACATGTTCGGCATCGGCGCCATCGCGGGCAACATCGTCAGTCCCTTATTCAGCGCCCTAATGGCTCAGTGGGACCCTCTCAAGGCGCCCTCGGAACCTGTCCCAGTGTTCCTCAAATGGCGTCAGTTGCTAAGCGAAGAGGCTTATAACAATCTGCTCTGGCAACATTACGCTCCTGCACTCAAGACTGCTGCCGCGTAAGTATTGTTAATGCACACATTTTACGCTAGATGGCGGTGTTCGAACGACTGAATTGCGCTActgattttttaataatattttctttaaactCATCTGTCACAGCTGCCATACGCGTCACGTtgccaatataaataaatatacatgtcgcagtcggatcgtataatccgccgtattacattacggctagccgttttacaaaacaggggcgttttgaaatgcggcggttcgacgattagccggattgaatgcggctgaatgaaaatccgccggaatgtattcggcgccatacgttcttcaacacggctagccgtaatgtaatacagcgagtcattagccgccgctttgacagtttttagttcccatttttaacactcgtggcgctgcctgacataacaacaacaaactatgaaaaatgctggggtgtccatcaaatctggagttcgtcggactgtttcttttcaaaaatcattttcttcgcaacttaactagacggagcccctcTTCgcgggctcctatttctgagcggtttgcccttcgggcatctgaagctacctaacgaacctaacctacctacctattgatttagtgagacgtccgtgaaaacattacactttggggaaaaaagcgtaggtaggtaagtaggttaggttcgttaggtagcttcagatgcccgaagggcaaatcgcccagaaataggagctccgcttgcggggctccgtctatttaagttgtgaaggaaatgttttggaaaagaaacacatgtagtgcggtgggaccatggtaaaaataaattaaattgcaaacattgtcaaactccggttacgtaggcgaccgaaagaactggtcactctacaatctaaatagtagatacgatgcggctaaacgtaggccgccttattgaagaacgtatcgcaacgacaatccggctaatcgtcgaaccgccgcatttcaaaacgcccctgttttgtaaaacggctagccgtaatgtaatacggcggattatacgatctgactacgacacatAAATTTCATTGTCCTTTTCAGAGCATGGAACCCCCGCATCCCCGAGCCCATGCTGGCTTCCCTGACGGAGTGGTCGCAAGCCTGCCCTGCTTGGCTGTCAGCGTCCTTGGCCGCCAACGTGGTGGCCCCGCGGTTGCTGGAGGCCGTGCGAGGCTGGGACCCCACGCACGACACGCAGCCGCTGCATCACTGGGTGCTGCCGTGGCATCCTCTCGCTGGTGAGTACTGCTTCCTCCAGGTGATACATATATGCTGGCTtcactaataataaataaatgaatattaaatataggacattcttacacagattaatTAAGtcacacagtaagctcaagtgtcccgacgagacaatttttcgccaatctgatgaaattgtctgatcgaatcaggccgtgcggacgcaaacgtcaatttgattccccgatcaaatcagcaggtgcggacacaaaaatgccaattttcgaagttagtatctatggaatgctagGACAATTCGTCGAGTGTGTAGGCGGGGTtttaaaattggtgattaaattgtgtacgtgtggacgctagatgagattggcgccaattatttttctgatcaaatcggtcgatttgcccagcccgtctggacacagcttcaagaaggcttgtgttgtacgCAGTTGTGGGTAGCGTTGTGGGTACGCaggcaacgatatatataataaacaaatacataGGAAACAGCTAAGACTCAGacaaaatatctgtgctcatcacacaaataaatgcccttaccgggatacgaacccaggaccgcggcttcacagacagggtagtgacccactaggccagaccagtcgtcctAATGGAGAGGCTAATGCGGCTATGAGCGTCCGGAGGCGCCGACGTAGGGCCTCCCTGGTTACTGGTGGAGGCCGTGCTCCTATTTTATCACGCACTCTCCTCGTATCGGCAAAGGTAAGGTAAAACGTTTCacgtggtgccgtgaccaggataaaTTTATTAATCGGGACCTTTTAACTAACGCGTTCATAAAATGTAAACCCTCCTTTTAAAATTTTCGTTTATCCCGATTGCCTCTGTTACTGCTTCGAAACTGTATCTTCACTTTGGAGCCTCAGATCCCCATCATCCCCATGATACTCGTAATGGGgtcggccggtcgaagtatttagcaaacggcgccatcatagctcgccctgtcaatccctagaattgtgtcaaatttttggttttttaataCCCCGGATGCCAGTccattaagccaaatctcatagaaaaaggggcaagctacgGGGCGTCATCTATGTAAACCTTTGGCAGTCGCCAACCCCACTGTCAGAACTGTAACGGAAGTATGTTTTGTCAGGGTCGGCGCTGGCGACGGCCGTGTACCCGCTGATCCGGTCGCGGCTGGCGGCGGCGCTGGCGGCGTGGCACCCGGCGGACGGGTCGGCGCGGCCGCTGCTGGCGGCGTGGCGCGGCGCGTGGGGCGCGGCGCTCACCGCCATGCTGCACCACCACATCGTGCCCAAGCTCGAGCACTGTCTGCAGCACGCGCCCGTGCATCTAGTGGGACAGGAGAACAGTATGTGCATTCATATATCTTAAAAACGCGTCaattttaaaaaataagaaagttcTCCAGGGTTTGAGGTCGCATACTAAGCGGTGTCTTCAGCTTACGTGGCTAACGCCCCGAACAAGCTATCGACACGACGGTACCGGTCTCCCTGGAAGGGCCTTATCGTTTTTTGTCTTTAGTATATTATGTCTATTACAGTTCATAATATCCAAGCTAGGCCCTTGTGGATATCCTGGTTTGATTCTGCCAACCTTGCTAGAAAAGTGTTAGTCTCGGCTTTCCGAGTCCGGTCCGGACACATTCCTACAAACAAGTTTCTGTGT contains these protein-coding regions:
- the LOC134658364 gene encoding septin-interacting protein 1 — translated: MSDDEVIRFEITDYDLDNEFNPNRRGRAKKEQQIYGVWAKDSDEDDNEDNVRQRSRKQKDYAAPIGFVAGGVQQAGKKKEAKQEIEPAEKSSRPTIVDSSDEESTAAQPDESETAGIRKQGQGMRSANLGGSMGTWEKHTKGIGAKLLLQMGYQPGRGLGKDLQGISAPVEATVRKGRGAIGAYGPEKAALKAKREEERRLKEKEDEKGPEKSYHWKKSHKGRYFYRDSNDVIQEGKPTTHTISSNELSRVPVIDMTGKEKRVLSGYHALRAVAPRFEHEPRRKCTNFSAPQLVHNLEVMVECCEQDIIQNARELQQAEDEIVVLERDLKECDDKLKEQDEIIDKVRDIREQVAKLSEPDVSLERAYEVVSDLKESYPLEYDMFGIGAIAGNIVSPLFSALMAQWDPLKAPSEPVPVFLKWRQLLSEEAYNNLLWQHYAPALKTAAAAWNPRIPEPMLASLTEWSQACPAWLSASLAANVVAPRLLEAVRGWDPTHDTQPLHHWVLPWHPLAGSALATAVYPLIRSRLAAALAAWHPADGSARPLLAAWRGAWGAALTAMLHHHIVPKLEHCLQHAPVHLVGQENTAWLWCVDWLELAGAATLGALAARALLPRWLGALAAWLNTAPKHAQVLHSYTQFKKIFPEEILKEPGVRDAFRKALDMMNRSADIDSVEPPPPPRFTLAAEKETSKIADVLASTTQQKSFSELLESRCIERGITFVPLAGKTREGRPLYKIGNDNMQCYVIRNVIMYSRDSGRTFEPVGLDRLLGMAEE